Part of the Nostoc sp. ATCC 53789 genome, AAATCGCTTAGAAAAGTCATGAGTCGTTGTTGATCTATCTGCTTTTCAGACATATTTTTGTTAAAATCTACATTAAGTTATAAAATTCTGTAGCAACAGCTACAAAATATGTGCTATGTTATGAATAGAAGACATAAAGTGAAAAATTAAAGAAGGTAATCACTATGAATCAAAATAGACTACAAAGTGGCAGGAAAGCACAAGAAGCTCACAGAGAGAATATTCAAAAAAGCCTAGAGCATCGCTTGCAAGTAGCCAGAGCAAAGGGCGACGAACAACTGATTCGTCAACTTGAAGCTGAAATGAGATATTCCAGCTAAATCAAGTTTTCATTGTTCTTAGTTTGTTGTGTAACCCGCTGTAGCGGGTTTTTTTTGTTTTTAGAGGGTTTGCTTTCTATGGTAATTGCGCTCTTAAAGCAATACGCCTTGCAAATTCACTCCTAAAATCTCTGGTTTCCTCTCTGCGCTCTCTGTGGCTCTGCGGTTTAAAAGTGATTTATTGAACCACAGAGGCGCAGAGAACACAGAGAGAAGAGGAATTATTGTCCGAAAATTTTACCCACCTTGAAAAGGCTAGTGGGCATTGCCCACCTTAATTAGACAATTATTTAGTTCACTAAGACTTTGGTTTATAAGTCGAAGCAACGTGCAATTCTTTCAACTGTTTAGCATCTACACTTGAAGGTGCATCTGTTAACAAACAACGCGCTTGTTGTGTCTTCGGAAAAGCAATAACATCTCGAATGGATTCTTCCCCAGCTAGCAACATTACCAAACGATCTAAACCGTAGGCGATGCCACCATGCGGCGGTGTACCATATTCAAATGCTTCTAAGAGAAAGCCAAATTTACTTTGTGCTTCTTCTGGAGATAAACCAATCGCTTCAAACACCTGCTGTTGAATTTCTCGCTGATAAATCCGTAGACTTCCGCCGCCAACTTCTACGCCGTTGAGTACCAAGTCGTAAGCTTGGGCGCGTGCGGTTTTTAAGTCGCTCAAATCATCAGGATGGGGTGCTGTAAACGGGTGGTGCAATGCTTCTAGACGCTTTTCGTCAGCATTCCACTCGAACATCGGGAAATCTGTAATCCAGAGTAAGTTGATTTTTTCTGGATCGATTAAGTTAAATTCTTTAGCGATCGCTTGTCGTAATCTATCTAAAGTTTTATTAACTGTAGCAGCATCACCAGCCCCAAACAGCAGCAAGTGTCCAGCTTTAGCACCTGTGCGGCGTAAAATTTCTTGTTTTTGTTCTTCAGTAAGGTTATCTTTAATCGCGCCAATGGTGTCAATTTCGCCATCATCCCTGACACGGATATAAGCTAAACCTTTAGCACCGGCTTCGCTGGCTTCTTTAAATAAATCGCCACCTGGTTTAATACGGACATTAGAAATTACATCGTTACCGTTAGGAATGGGGAGGATTTTGACGATACCACCATTAGTAACAGTGTCCCGAAAGACTTTGAAACCAGAGTCTTTGACAATATCTGAGACATCAACTAATTCCAAACCATAGCGGGTATCTGGTTTATCACTACCGTAACGTTCCATCCCCTCAGCGTAAGTTAGACGAGGGAAAGGACGCTGTAACTCAATGCCTTTAACTGTTTTGAAAATATGACAAACTAAGTTCTCGTTTAGTTCGATAATTTCTTCTTGGGACATGAAGCTCATTTCCATGTCCAACTGGGTAAATTCTGGTTGTCTGTCGGCGCGCAAATCTTCGTCACGAAAGCAACGGGCAATCTGATAATATCTATCCAAGCCGGATACCATCAGCAATTGTTTAAATAGCTGGGGTGATTGTGGCAAAGCATACCACTCACCAGGATTGACGCGACTGGGTAGAACATAATCCCGCGCCCCTTCTGGGGTAGAACGGGTAAGTATTGGGGTTTCGACTTCGATAAAACCTTCCAAATCTTCCAGATAACGACGCATGGCTTTGACAATTTGATGACGCAGTTGCAAATTTTGCGCCATGCGTTCGCGTCGCAAATCCAAATAACGATATTTCAGCCGCAAATCTTCCCGCACTGTCTCGGTGTCAGCTACGGAAACTTGGAAAGGCAACTGTTTGCGGACAGCATTGAGGAGTTCAATTTTATCAGCGTAGATTTCTACCTCGCCTGTGGGGATGCGGGTATTCAGCGATTCTTCGGGACGTTGTGTTACCCTACCAGTGATTGCGACAACATATTCATTTCGCAGGGCGTTCGCATGTTCGTAGGAATCTGGGGTGCGTTGCGGATCGCTGACGATTTGGACAATTCCAGTGCGATCGCGTAAATCTAAAAATATCACACCACCGTGATCGCGGCGACGGTCTACCCATCCGTAAAAGGTAACTGTTTCTCCAATATGTTCTTTTCGGAGTTCGCCGCAATAGTGAGTTCGCATAAGTCTTAGTTATTGTTTCCGGGCTAGATTGGGAAGAAAATGTCAAAGCCTTCCCATTATCTAGCATCAATAGTAATTGTAGTAGTTCTAATTGAATAAAAAATGAAATAATCTCACACTATAATGCAAACACCTACTCCTCGATATGATCTGTTGCGGGTGTTTGCTTTGTTTTCCTCTGCTAGAGAGATGTATGAAATATTGCAAATTCTCAAACGTATTGCTAAAGCAATGTGTACGACGGACTTCGCCAATGCTCCTGTATTGTGACTGAATTAATAAGCAGAACTTGAAGCACCGCAATTAGTGAGTAATGTTGCAAAGCAGACTACCTGGTTATGAGTTAGACTGCTCCAGTGAATCGTGGAACCGCTCCCGTGAATCGTGGAACCGTTCCCGTTAATTGTGGAACCGCTCCAGTGAATCGTGGAACCGCTACAGTTGCAATATTGATAACTACAGTTTAACTATAGTGACACCAAATTGCTGGCGGCAACTTAAGCATTTAAAGGTAAAGACATGCAGTCATGATCTTATACTGCATGTAACATCTAAAATTTCTGTATTTTCCTTTTTTTGCCAAAATCTGAAATATTGCACAGCAAAGTTGTATAAAATTTCATACAAGTTTCTAAAATCCGTCACCAGATTCAAACCTCTAAACCCAGATTTAATCTAACTTTCTGAATTACGAATTAGTGATTATGCCGCCAGACTACTCCGGTCAAAATCTCCAAGGTTGCTCTTTTAAAGGTCAAAACCTTACTGGAGCCAACTTTAAAAATCAGGATATTAGAGGGGCAGATTTTACCAACGCTATTCTCAAAGATGCTGACTTCACAGGTGCTAAAACTGGACTACAGAAGCGTTGGGTAATTGGGTTGCTAATAATCTCATGGTTACTATCAGCACTATCAGGATTTTTATCAACCTTAGTTGGTGTATTGATAGCATCTATTTTTGACACCAGAATCACTCAAAACCCCATCACTGGGGTAGTCGCCTTAATTGTATTGGCCGTCTTTTTTATTGTAACTATTCGTAAGGGTTTAACAGCCATCGCGTTTGCCATAGCGATTGCCGCCGCCATTGTCATCAGCTTTGCCGTCGCCATAATTATCTTTCGAGCCAGCCCCTTGGCCTTTGCTGGAGTCTTTACCTTTGCCGGAGCCATCGGCATCGCCATTGCTGGAGTTATTGCCGTCGCCATCGCTGGAGCCATCGCTGGAGCTATCGCCGGATTCGAAGCCATCATCGGAGCCATCATCGGAGCCATCATCGGAGCCATCGTCGGAGCTATCATCGGAGCTATCGTCGGAGCCGGAGCTAATACCGGAGCTGTCGCTATTACCGCAGCCGGAGCCGTCGTCATCACACAATTTGGTGCTTACATTGGGTGGCGCAGTCTCGCTGGAGATGAAAAAGATGCCTGGGTTCGCTCAACTGCTATTGCTTTTGCAACTACAGGCGGTACAAGTTTTAGTAATGCTGATTTAACAGATGCAGATTTTACTGGTGCAATTCTAAGAAATACAGATTTTAGAAAGGCCAACCTAACACGCACTCGTTTTTATGATGCTAAAAAATTGGACTTTGCTAGAGTAGACAACTCGATATTAGCTAACCGAGGTGTTCTCAATTTGCTAGTAACTGGCAATGGTAGAGGAAAATCTTATGCTAGTGCTAACCTAAAAGGTGCAAACCTCATTGGTGCAAATTTAAAAGAAGCAAATCTAAAAAATGCTGATATTACAGAAGCAACCTTCCAAAGCGCTTGTTTAGAGTGGGCAAATCTGACTCTAGCTCAAGCTGTAGGTACTAACTTTACAAGCGCCCAAATGACAGGTGCTTGTGTAGAAGCGTGGAATATTGAAAGTACAACTAAGTTAGATAATGTAGACTGTCGCTTTATCTATCTTCTCGAACATCCAAAGCCTGGAACCGATGACCGCGAACGCCGTCCCAGTGGTGGCGAATTTCAACCAGGAGAATTTACTAAGCTATTTGAAGAGGTTTTAAATACTGTTGATTTAATTTTCCACAATGGCATAGACTGGAAAGCTTTTGTTAACGCCTTCCAAACAGTGCAAGACCAAAATGAAGATACAGAGTTAGCCCTACAGAGTATTGAAAATAAAGGTGATGGGGTTGTTGTCGTTAAGGTCGGTGTACCTGATGGTGCCGATAAAGAAAAGATTCATAGGGATTTTACGCAAAATTATCAGCTAGCATTGCAAGCTGTGGAAGAAAAATATAAAGCACAATTACAAGCTAAAGATGAACAAATAATTATCTATCGCCAACAAAGCGCAGATATGAAAGAGATTACTAACTTATTAGCGAATAAGCCGATTAATATTCAAGTTGACAACAAAGTAGAGAATAAAAATATGACTAACAGCAATGATGCCAGCCGTAAAATTGAAATTGGCAGTGTTGGCAGAGATTTTAATGCTAGCGGACAAGCTTTGAATTTAGGCGACATAAGTGGTACGGTAACAAATACTATCAACCAGTTATCTGCATCTCCCGAACCAGATAAACCGGGAATTAAGGAACTGTTGACGCAATTGCAAGCAGCAATTGAGGCTGATACAAACTTACCGCAAGAAGATAAAGCTGAGGCATTAGAGCAAGTGAAAGCCTTAGCAGAAGCGGGGAAAAATCCTCATGAGGGGGCGATGCAAAAGGCGGCGAAAACGGCTATAAAGATTTTAAAAGGTACAATTTCTAGCTTACCCAGTGCTACAAAGTTGGTTGAACAGTGCAGCAATCTGTTACCACTAATTTCAACTTTTTTAGGTTTAGGGTAGGGTGTCAAATTAAAATCTGGCGAATGGAATGAGACTGTTGGCGAATTGCGATCGCTACCCTCAAAGCATTGAGATGTCGTAGCGCCTCACCCCATACAATTGTGGTTTACATGAATTCGCCAACAGAGTCATGGAATTCGCGGCTATACAAACAAAGCCCACCTCTGTAGGCTAATAAAAGAAAATTAAGGTTTTTTATTTAACCCGCGTAGGCGGGTTTTGTCTGTGTAGAAGCGGTTTCTAACCGCCCTTTTATCTACGATGCCTGCGGCGGGCTACGCCTACGCTTAGAGAGTAAGGTAAAATTATAAGTAAAAATGTTAAGAATTTTAAAGAAAATAATCAATGTCCAGCATTACTCTTGACAAAAGTAACTCTCATGTCGTCATTATCGGTGCCGGAATAGGTGGACTGACTGCTGGAGCATTATTAGCTCATAGAGGTTACAGCGTCTTAGTTTTGGATCAGGCTCTCGTACCGGGAGGCTGTGCTTCGACGTTTAAACGGCAGGGATTTACCTTTGATGTTGGCGCAACTCAGGTGGCGGGGTTGGAACCAGGGGGGATTCACCACCGCATTTTCTCAGAATTAGAAATAGATTTACCACAAGCAACGCCTTGCGATCCTGCTTGTGCGGTCTATTTACCTGGGGAAAGCACACCAATTAATGTCTGGCGCGACCAAGAGAAATGGCAAGAGGAACGACAAAGGCAGTTTCCTGGTAGCGAACCGTTTTGGCAATTGATGGCAACTTTGTTTGATGCCAGTTGGGAATTTCAAGGACGCGATCCAGTGCTACCACCACGTAATTTATGGGATTTGTGGCAACTAGCGCAAGCGGTGCGTCCCAGTACATTAATTACCGTACCTTTTACTTTGTTTACGGTAGGAGATGCTTTACGGTTATGTGGATTGGGAAATGACCAGCGATTAAGGACTTTTTTAGATTTACAACTGAAGCTATACTCCCAGGTAGATGCAGACGAGACAGCGTTACTTTATGCCGCCACAGCGTTGAGTGTATCCCAACTGCCCCAAGGATTGTTTCACCTCCAGGGAAGTATGCAAGTATTAAGCGATCGCTTGGTACAATCTTTAGAAAGAGATGGCGGCAAGTTGTTGATGCGCCACACTGTAGAAGAAATCAAAGTAGAAAACGGCAAAGCTACTGCTGTTGTCATTAGAAATCAGAAAACAGGCGAAGTCTGGACAGAAGCCGCCGACCACATAGTTAGCAATGTCACCGTGCAAAACTTGGTGCAGTTATTGGGAGAACAAGCGCCATCTGGATATAAAAACCGGGTGGAAAAACTACCCCAAGCATCGGGTGCGTTTGTGGTGTATTTAGGTGTAGATGCTAGCGCGATTCCGCCTGGTTGCCCTCCGCACTTACAATTTTTGTACGATGTCAATGGCCCCATTGGCGAGAATAATTCCCTATTTGTTTCTGTCAGTCATCCTGGAGATGGCCGCGCACCGGAGGGGAAAGCGACAATTATTGCTTCTTCATTTGTCGATCCTGCACAGTGGTGGCAGACTGAAGATTATGAAGGACTAAAAGAAAAGTTTACCCAAGAAGCGATCGCTCGTCTTGCCCAATACTTCTATCTCAAACCAGAAACGATTATTCATCAAGAAGCCGCAACACCCCGCACCTTTGCTCATTTCACAGCCCGCGATCGCGGTATAGTTGGCGGTATTGGTCAAAGGATTCCTACCTTTGGCCCCTTTGGTTTCGCTAATCGTACACCCATCCAGCATTTGTGGTTAGTTGGTGATTCCACCCATCCCGGCGAAGGTACGGCTGGGGTGAGTTATTCGGCGCTGACAGTAGTTAGACAAATTGAGGCGCAAATGTAAAGGCGCATATCTGTGCTACTTTACATAACACCGTGAAATGCTATAAATCATACTTATAACCGATGGCAAACAGGACGCAAAACTGATGAAATAAGGTTAGTGTTGCGAATCTGGAGTAATGGCAGACAGAGTTTTAATTCTTGGTGGACGGGGGCGGATTGGTAGCAGTGTTGCTCAGGATCTCGCTAACCATACGCAGGCTCAAATTACAATTACCGGACGTTCTGCGGAGTTTGGGAAGGCTGTCAGCTTGTCTTCAGGAGGACAAGTGCAGTTTTTGGTATTGGACTTGGCAGAAGTTGACAAATTGCGAGATGCGATCGCAAACTCTAACTTAGTCATTCATTGTGCTGGCCCATTTCACTATCGAGATACTAATGTTCTCGAAACCTGTATTGCTAAAGGCGTTAATTATGTAGATGTCAGTGACCATCGTTCCTATACCAGCAAAGCTCTCCATTTTAGTAAAAAAGCTGCTGCTGCTGGTGTGACGGCAATTATTAATACTGGCATTTTTCCTGGTATTTCTAACAGTATGGTGCGTCAAGGTGTTGAAGAATTTGATAAACCAGAGAAGATCCATTTAAGTTATTTAGTTTCTGGTTCTGGTGGTGCTGGCATTACAGTGATGCGGACAACTTTTCTTGGGTTGCAGTATCCTTTTGAGGCTTGGATAGATGGGAAGTGGGAAATAATCAAGCCTTATAGTGAAAGAGAAATAGTTGAGTTTCCATCCCCATATCAACGCACCGGAGTTTACTGGTTTGATATGCCAGAAACCTTTACATTGCCCAAAGCTTTCCCATCAGTAAAAACTGTAATTACTAAGTTTGGCTCTGTTCCCGATTTTTACAATCACCTAACTTGGATTGCGGCACATATTTTTCCCAAATGGTTAATGCAGCGTCGTTACATGATTGAATTTCTATCTCATGTCAGCCATTCGATGACAGATTTCACTAATAATTTTAGTGGAATTGGGGTAGCAGTTCGTTCAGAAGTTACAGGGCAAAAAGATGGTAAAACTGCCGTTTATTGTTCAACGGTAGTGCATGAAAATACAGCCGTGGCTTCTGGTTGTGGCACAGGTAGTATTGCCCAATTGTTACTAGAAGGAAAACTCCATAAACCAGGTGTTTTTGCTGTGGAAGAAGCACTCCAAACAGATTTATTTGAAGAAGTAATGCAAAGCCGAGGAATTAAAATCAATCACAGTTGGTTATAATCCAATACGCTTGGATTAAGCAAAGCGCAACCCAACAAAAGCCCGGAAATGTTGGGTTTAGTTCCTCAGCTCCTAAAAGCTTCAGATAGGTTTAACTGAACTACAGGTAAAAATTAATATACCCTGCGGTAGAAGGAAGAACTGTACCTAAACACTTAGGATGCCTGTGAGTCTTAAAT contains:
- the crtD gene encoding C-3',4' desaturase CrtD, which produces MSSITLDKSNSHVVIIGAGIGGLTAGALLAHRGYSVLVLDQALVPGGCASTFKRQGFTFDVGATQVAGLEPGGIHHRIFSELEIDLPQATPCDPACAVYLPGESTPINVWRDQEKWQEERQRQFPGSEPFWQLMATLFDASWEFQGRDPVLPPRNLWDLWQLAQAVRPSTLITVPFTLFTVGDALRLCGLGNDQRLRTFLDLQLKLYSQVDADETALLYAATALSVSQLPQGLFHLQGSMQVLSDRLVQSLERDGGKLLMRHTVEEIKVENGKATAVVIRNQKTGEVWTEAADHIVSNVTVQNLVQLLGEQAPSGYKNRVEKLPQASGAFVVYLGVDASAIPPGCPPHLQFLYDVNGPIGENNSLFVSVSHPGDGRAPEGKATIIASSFVDPAQWWQTEDYEGLKEKFTQEAIARLAQYFYLKPETIIHQEAATPRTFAHFTARDRGIVGGIGQRIPTFGPFGFANRTPIQHLWLVGDSTHPGEGTAGVSYSALTVVRQIEAQM
- a CDS encoding saccharopine dehydrogenase NADP-binding domain-containing protein, which codes for MADRVLILGGRGRIGSSVAQDLANHTQAQITITGRSAEFGKAVSLSSGGQVQFLVLDLAEVDKLRDAIANSNLVIHCAGPFHYRDTNVLETCIAKGVNYVDVSDHRSYTSKALHFSKKAAAAGVTAIINTGIFPGISNSMVRQGVEEFDKPEKIHLSYLVSGSGGAGITVMRTTFLGLQYPFEAWIDGKWEIIKPYSEREIVEFPSPYQRTGVYWFDMPETFTLPKAFPSVKTVITKFGSVPDFYNHLTWIAAHIFPKWLMQRRYMIEFLSHVSHSMTDFTNNFSGIGVAVRSEVTGQKDGKTAVYCSTVVHENTAVASGCGTGSIAQLLLEGKLHKPGVFAVEEALQTDLFEEVMQSRGIKINHSWL
- a CDS encoding pentapeptide repeat-containing protein, with product MPPDYSGQNLQGCSFKGQNLTGANFKNQDIRGADFTNAILKDADFTGAKTGLQKRWVIGLLIISWLLSALSGFLSTLVGVLIASIFDTRITQNPITGVVALIVLAVFFIVTIRKGLTAIAFAIAIAAAIVISFAVAIIIFRASPLAFAGVFTFAGAIGIAIAGVIAVAIAGAIAGAIAGFEAIIGAIIGAIIGAIVGAIIGAIVGAGANTGAVAITAAGAVVITQFGAYIGWRSLAGDEKDAWVRSTAIAFATTGGTSFSNADLTDADFTGAILRNTDFRKANLTRTRFYDAKKLDFARVDNSILANRGVLNLLVTGNGRGKSYASANLKGANLIGANLKEANLKNADITEATFQSACLEWANLTLAQAVGTNFTSAQMTGACVEAWNIESTTKLDNVDCRFIYLLEHPKPGTDDRERRPSGGEFQPGEFTKLFEEVLNTVDLIFHNGIDWKAFVNAFQTVQDQNEDTELALQSIENKGDGVVVVKVGVPDGADKEKIHRDFTQNYQLALQAVEEKYKAQLQAKDEQIIIYRQQSADMKEITNLLANKPINIQVDNKVENKNMTNSNDASRKIEIGSVGRDFNASGQALNLGDISGTVTNTINQLSASPEPDKPGIKELLTQLQAAIEADTNLPQEDKAEALEQVKALAEAGKNPHEGAMQKAAKTAIKILKGTISSLPSATKLVEQCSNLLPLISTFLGLG
- the aspS gene encoding aspartate--tRNA ligase encodes the protein MRTHYCGELRKEHIGETVTFYGWVDRRRDHGGVIFLDLRDRTGIVQIVSDPQRTPDSYEHANALRNEYVVAITGRVTQRPEESLNTRIPTGEVEIYADKIELLNAVRKQLPFQVSVADTETVREDLRLKYRYLDLRRERMAQNLQLRHQIVKAMRRYLEDLEGFIEVETPILTRSTPEGARDYVLPSRVNPGEWYALPQSPQLFKQLLMVSGLDRYYQIARCFRDEDLRADRQPEFTQLDMEMSFMSQEEIIELNENLVCHIFKTVKGIELQRPFPRLTYAEGMERYGSDKPDTRYGLELVDVSDIVKDSGFKVFRDTVTNGGIVKILPIPNGNDVISNVRIKPGGDLFKEASEAGAKGLAYIRVRDDGEIDTIGAIKDNLTEEQKQEILRRTGAKAGHLLLFGAGDAATVNKTLDRLRQAIAKEFNLIDPEKINLLWITDFPMFEWNADEKRLEALHHPFTAPHPDDLSDLKTARAQAYDLVLNGVEVGGGSLRIYQREIQQQVFEAIGLSPEEAQSKFGFLLEAFEYGTPPHGGIAYGLDRLVMLLAGEESIRDVIAFPKTQQARCLLTDAPSSVDAKQLKELHVASTYKPKS